gggaaaaagtttttttttttttttcagtttaattttcctttttgttaaggttttaatttttttttcttttttttaattgttagtttgattcatttagtattatttagcactagttatttaaatttttatacaaatatttttattacaaatttataaaaatttttatttttacaataaatcccagttttactcattttatttctgttttaattattttagtaggCCTACTTCAagactaaactaaatgaaaaagagaaatgttgccttggcagctggctgaaataaaaagttttttttttttttttttttttttaattaattaatttatagttagtcatcaattttttattttttgaatttttttagttagttatagatttttttatttaagattgttttttatttatttttttttttttaatggtactaGACCTACAGTCTCATAATGAGACTCCAGAACGTTTCATAAGTCGGATATTAAAGTATGAGTGTTGTGTTTCCCGCAGGGGCTGATCGTGAGCTCCAGCGTCGCTCATCCTCCGAGGTGGAGCTAAGATGAGCATAACCAGTGATGAAGTCAACTTTCTGGTCTACAGATATCTGCAGGAGTCAGGTAAACCCCACAGAAGCACCCCAGATCTCCTGGAACTGAGGAGCTCAGATCAGGTTTAGTCACACATTTACTCTCGGGCTGAGATCAAGCGACTGCTGGTTGATGAAAGCCGGTGTGTTTGGCCTCTGTGCTGCAGGTTTCTCTCACTCTGCGTTCACGTTTGGCATGGAGAGCCACATCAGCCAGTCGAACATCAACGGGACTCTGGTGCCTCCTGCTGCCCTCATCTCCATCCTGCAGAAGGGCCTTCAGTACGTGGAGGCCGAGATCAGCATCAACGAGGTGAACTTCTTCACTTTGAACACTTTGATCTATCTGCATTTTTGCTTAAATAACTTTCACCTGCTGTGAataataaattagtgctgtcaaacaatttaatatagtttaaaaacaatattaaaatgtttttaatagtgctgttttaatatgtgtgtgtgcgctgtgtatatttattatgtatataaatgcacacacatacatgtgtatttaagaaaaaattagtttgtgtattttcaaaatatatactgtgtgtgtgtgtgtatttatatatacataataaatatacacagtacaaatgcatatattatgtaaacaaaaacttttattttggttgtgattaatcgcttgacagcactaaattaaatatattcacaaataaactAAGGATTTTATTGCAGCCACTTTTTCAGATATTTACTTTCTCTGACGAGAGTTTCACTgatcatgaagaaaaaataaataaatttgctgtTATGGCAATATTATAAAGTGTAAATAAacaagtgtttgtttgttgtttttaatagtaTCATTGCGATGCTATaatagttgtattattatttttttttattttagttgtattaataattgtataaatttttttttctgtttgttcatttgtttttattaatggtttttttgaaatacttatgtattataaaaatgttattaaattatgaattattgtatttttattattattatattttaaaatgttaaaaagtatattttttgtattaattttatttttggttttcattgtttcagtacatcaagttaaactaaatgtaaatgagaaatgtttcattggcagctagctgaaataatataataataataataataatgttgttttattttcttttttttttttggtttctattttagtttagttaacctttttttattttaagtaaaaaaaaaatcttaattttttgatggttttagtttactataataaccatGGTCTGAACTTTTGAttttcattggaaaaaaaaaaaaaaaacttgatgtaaAGGCAGTTAATAAAATGgtgataaataacattttaaagtcgTGGAAATttctataatgaaaatatatttttctagttatgctGAACTATATTTGGAGTAAAATAGAgcatttttactaaaatatttaatgtataaatgcTGAGAAATTGgcgtttgtatgttttattttattttaaaatgaccacAAACTGAAAGTAAATGTGGTAAATTCATTACTGAACCGTGAAGAAATCCAAACCCCTCCTGCAGGATGTTTCTGCTTCGTGTCACTGGCTTGTGTTTGAAGGTAATGTTGTCTGTGAATGTTTCAGGATGGCACAGTGTTTGACGGCCGGCCGATAGAGTCCCTGTCGCTCGTGGATGCCGTGATGCCAGACGTGGTTCACACCAGACAGCAGGCCTTCAGAGACAAACTCGCAGAGCAGCAGAAAGCCATCAGCTCCAGCAGCTCGAGCGCCGCTCAGTCCCACGCCACCAATAACGGAGAAACGGCGCTCAACGGAGAGGAGAACGGCACCCACGCGCTCCGTAAGTCACTAATCTGACTCAAAAACATCTATCACAGGAGAGTCACAAACAGGCTTTACAGAAGCACAGATGTGAATGCTTCGCCAACGCATCGCTGGGATTGATTCCCAGGGAGAAATACATGAACTATATAGCTTAAGTAACTTTATTAATAAAGGCATTGACCAAATAcatacattaccagtcaaaaagatttttaatagtgctgtcaagcgattaatcgcatccaaaataagtttttgtttacataatatatgagtgtgtactgtgtatttattatgtaaatacaaacacatgcatgtatgtatttttactttatatattaaatatattttagggctgtcaaatgattaatcacgattaatcaatccaaaataaaagtttgtttacataatatatgtatgtgtaaagggtatatttattatgtatatataaatacacacacataaattatatatttagacaaatttacatgtatataaatttatatatttatattcttatattttatattataatataaatatatttaatatataaacataacatattcttcttaaatatatacatgcatgtgtgtgtatttatatatacataaataaatatacactgtattcacacatatattatgtaaacaaaaacttttttatatggatgtgataatcgtgattaatcatttgacagccctaatatattttatatcatataatgtatatacatgtaaattttttgaatatatactatgcgtgtttatatattatatataatatatatatatattatatatatatatatatatatatatatatatagatatatattatatatatagatatatatatatatatctatacacatatatatatacacacatatatacacataataaataaacacagtacacatacacatagtatgtaaacaaaaacttttattttagatgcgattaatcgttaGACAgcactattttttaaagaagtctcttctgtgccccaaacctgcatttatttgatccaatacagtaaaatttgtaaatatttttactatttaaaataactgttttctttttgaatgtattttaaattgtaatttattccagtgtttttaaagctgaatttttagcatcataactccagtcacatgatccttcagaaatcattctaatattctaatttgctgcgcaagaaacatttattattattattattattattatgttgaaaacagctgagtataattttttcaggtttctttgataaatagaaagttcagaagaacagcacaCAGAATATGAgaacacagtaaaatataatcTTTCACTGTTGGTGTAGTAGTAAGGCACTGAGAGAGATGTTTGTTGGTTTCACACACGATGTGATGAACTGTGAGCTGCTTCTCTCTCAGACAATCACATGGAGGTGATGGAGGTGGACAGCGAGGTCCAGATTCCCGCCACGGTGTTGAGGGGTCACGAGTCGGAGGTCTTCATCTGCGCCTGGAACCCCGTCACTGACCTCTTGGCCTCAGGGTGAGTccatctgacctctgacctcaagcTGAAGGGTTTCTGACGCTGTGATGAGTTTGTACGACTCACACTGGAACATCGCatcaaatgtttttctaaaactACATGATAGACAAATATTTGAgctcaaatatttattaattattgaaatattttatttttattattgttgttgttatttttattttattcatttatttttattagttttattacattttatttacttcgATTTGTGACCgcggagcacaaaaccagtcataagggtcaatattttgaaatttagatttatacatcatctgaaagctgtaaataaaaaatcactgcaaaaaaatgctttacttacttagattttttgtcttgtttccagccaaaatatctaaagattcttaaatcaagaatgattaaaattgttgtcttgttttcagaaaaaaacatgtcaaaattaaacaagtttttgcttagaacaagcaaaataatcttaAGTAAGAAAAGCGTTGTGCTCCAGGGTCTCatatactatttttattgatttaatattttatacatttatatatatttttaatattgtactattttatttaaaagcagcattttaagtgcattcattattttttaaatgtttatttataattcataatataaaaaagtatcaataaaaataattcaactgccaaaatacaaatttaagtgtttattttattgcattgtgtatttgtgtgtgtttatgctgaaattagtgcatatttaattagatctGAAAGATACAGAAAGGTTTTCGATTCTTAATGTTATCAATCAACCGGGGTAgtattagttatatttttacaCCTCGAGTGTCTTGACTAAATAGAGTATTGCATTATTTGTGTTGCTCCTGTGGCAGCTCTGGCGACTCGACGGCGCGCATATGGAACCTGATTGAGAACAGCAGCGGCGGCTCGACTCAGCTGGTCCTGCGGCACTGCATCCGAGAGGGAGGTCAGGATGTTCCCAGCAACAAGGACGTGACCTCGCTGGACTGGAACGTGAGTCCAGGGGCCGCAAGAcgctaaaaatgatttaaaaccagTAGGCCTCTGGATAAAAATTTGAACTTCGAATATTcgtcaaatgtaaaataaaaatccacattcaaatgcaaaaacgttgcattTTCTACGCATTTTCTCACAAGAGAGCCACATGTTAACAAgccatttaaaattaacttttttttaaaaaacacgtcACGAGACTTTATGACCGTTCTTCCCAATTTccccatttttaaatgaaaaaagtactctttgtgattggttttcggtcttttgtattaaactatacatatataCGTGATGTGGTTTTGTTTCTGATTGTTTAagtaacttaattaattatatatgatttaGAAACTATGTTTTAAAGTAGTCAAACGATTAATCCCATCCAAAATTGTATATTTATcaagtaagtatatatatatatatatatatatatatatatatatatatatattatatatatatatatatatatatatatatatgaatatatatgaatataaatagacatctaaatacatgtaaatattttcaaaatatatactgtatatgtgtgtatttataaatacataataaatatacagagaacacatatatattatgcaaacaaaaacttttactttgaaTGCGATTAATGGTATGACAGCATTATTTTACAAAgatagtcattttattttattgctttgaataaaGGTGCATTAGtgatattttgctcgatgcgccctcttgtggcctcaggagagaagccaagaGCTTTTCTTCACCCtgactgaaattatgccttttaaatttgaatatgatttgaatattgataatatttaagtacaaaatacaaatttagaTTTTCAGCCATTTTGGCAGCcctaaaaaacagacaaaacgagtttttaaataagctaaaacaactaaaaagtcaagattttttttttttttacgtttaaaaatgtttgtttgttttattgatagAAATCAATAGAACTGGCataatgtttcttattttaattcgtTCCTCAACAACTCTCACTTCTATTTAAGAATCAGGATTCTCACAAtcttggaaaacctggaaatgtgaGGGGATTTTAAAAGTGAGATTTCCAGACTTGGAAAACAAGTTAATAAAGTCTTGAACTCGTGGAAATTTCACTAATGAATATATCTTTCTAGTTTTGTCAAGCGTTCaaatattttgaatagaaattcatgAGAAATTGCCATTactgagatatttaaaaaatgtattaattcatcCCTGAAGATCATTCTGTTCTCTAACTTAATTTTTATAGCACTATTAAAGgtttcaaaaaaaatgtttgttgccTATGAAACTAATGGTGTTTTTTTCTATGATTCCCTTAAACTGTACATCTTATTCATATCTCTCATCTTAAAAGAATGATGATcagattattgttttaaatgtattatataacttaaaaaaaatatgaaaaattataatttgtttaatggCACTTATTAAAAGTCCATTTTACTCTCATTTGGCACTGGACGAAATCATGTTTGGACCCTGGATATAATTCTAATGAAAGACATGGTGAATGTTTGGCTTCTTTTCACATCACAGTTCATGATGTTCctcaaaatgtttttggtttttgtcttCAGAGTGACGGCACTCTTTTAGCAACCGGATCTTATGATGGATTTGCAAGAATATGGACAAAAGATGGTAAGTCGAGTGATTTCTTAACACTGAGCGCTAACCAGACTCAGCGAGTGAGTTATTAAACCAGCTtgttttaacctgttaaccaggtAATCTCAGCAGCACACTCGGACAGCATAAAGGACCCATATTTGCACTCAAGTGGAACAAGAAAGGCAACAGCATCCTGAGCGCTGGAGTCGATAAGGTCCGTACCTACAGCTGAGCTCAGAAGTTTACAcacccctttcagaatctgcaaaatgttcattattttaccaaaataagagagatcatacaaaatgcatgatattgtttatttagtactgacctgaataagatatttgacataaaagatgtttacataaaaGACGTTATAAAAGTTTTcatccccttgattcttaatactgtgttgttagcttgttttttcttgttttttttttttttttagtgatattttttttttgtttaattgtttgttgtgaaaaggtttaaatttatgttttatgtttgtttgttttttttagctcccacaaattatttggttttccagcatttctgtgtatttgaaccctttccatcaatgactgtatgattttgagatgcatcttttcacactgaggacaactgagggactcaagcACAACTATTAGAGAAGATTCAAtcactcactgatgctccagaagataaaaccatgcattaagagccggggggtgaaaacttttgaacaatggGGTTGtgaacatttttcttattttgcctaaatatcatatctttttcatttagtactgcccttcagaggctTCAGAAGAtagttacatgtttcccagaagacaaaataagttacatttaccctgatcttcaaattctaAAACAcctcttaatgcatggttttatCTTCTGGAGCGTCAGTGAGCGTTTAAACTTTCCCAAATCAATAAAAACTCGCATTGCATTCATGCtgtacatttgatcagttcatgcagtCGCAGGGAATCGAATCCGTGCAATGCATTTAGAGGGAGAGAATTATTACCTGACGTTTTTTCTGTAATCATCCATTTATTTCTTTGGTTTCTCATCCTGCTGCAGACGACAATCATTTGGGACGCTCAGACAGGTGAAGCCAAGCAGCAGTTTCCATTTCATTCAGGTGAGTTTACACCTACAGCTGTTCATGTGTCAAACTCTGCGTCTGTCAAAGAAAGTATTCATGAAAATACACCAACGTCAGATTTTACctttgttttcagatttataaagcCGTATGTTGGGCATATGAAAtccttttacttatttttttttttttttcattgtaatttttattttgtattatgttttaatggttaaattaaattttagctattaaaaagcttgtctaattaattgaaatggtGAAACGTATACAATATAGCAATAATTAATTATCAGcttatcaaaaatgttttatttccaaattctgtttttaattattttaaataataaataatctaatctttttattcatgcatttataaattaaaataaatactttttattaaatataataaatttgactaaaataaatgtataaattacttgaatgcatataattaaaaaaacaaagtaaatatatcTAACTGTACAGTActgagtataaaaaaataataatttaattttgggaaatactttccaaaaaataatttaggcacattaataata
This genomic stretch from Cyprinus carpio isolate SPL01 chromosome B9, ASM1834038v1, whole genome shotgun sequence harbors:
- the tbl1x gene encoding F-box-like/WD repeat-containing protein TBL1X, with product MSITSDEVNFLVYRYLQESGFSHSAFTFGMESHISQSNINGTLVPPAALISILQKGLQYVEAEISINEDGTVFDGRPIESLSLVDAVMPDVVHTRQQAFRDKLAEQQKAISSSSSSAAQSHATNNGETALNGEENGTHALHNHMEVMEVDSEVQIPATVLRGHESEVFICAWNPVTDLLASGSGDSTARIWNLIENSSGGSTQLVLRHCIREGGQDVPSNKDVTSLDWNSDGTLLATGSYDGFARIWTKDGNLSSTLGQHKGPIFALKWNKKGNSILSAGVDKTTIIWDAQTGEAKQQFPFHSAPALDVDWQNNSTFASCSTDMCIHVCRLGSERPLKTFQGHTNEVNAIKWDPSGMLLASCSDDMTLKIWSMKQDTCVHNLEAHNKEIYTIKWSPTGTGSSNPNANMLLASASFDSTVRLWDVDRGVCIHTLTKHQEPVYSVAFSPDGKFLASGSFDKCVHIWDTLSGALVNSYRGTGGIFEVCWNSVGDKVGASASDGSVCVLDLRK